The Maridesulfovibrio salexigens DSM 2638 region CCCCTTGCCAGCCTTGCCGGGGTTCTCATGCTGGTTGCATGGGATATGAGTGAAGTACATCGCATCAAGCGTTTGCTCTTCGCTCCCAAGTCTGACTCACTGGTCATGCTCATAGCCCTGCTGCTGACTGTATTCGTAGACCTGACCGTAGCAGTAGAAGTAGGTGTGGTTATGGCTGCAATGCTCTTCATGAAACGCATGAGCCAATTGACTGACGTACACAGCCTCGACACAGGGCTGCCCGAAGAAGAAATTATCGACCGCAAGAACGGACATGAAAAAGTTGTGGTTTATGAAATCAACGGTCCCATGTTTTTCGGCATGGCCCAAAGATTTGTTGATGTCATGAGCTTCACCCGCAAGAAACCCGAAGTGATTGTTTTCTGCATGCGCCTTGTTCCGACCATGGACGCAACAGGTATCGAAGCCCTTGAGACCGTAATTCGCAGGGCTCATGCTCAAAACGTTAAGATACTTCTTTCCGGCGTAAATCCGCGAATCCGAAAAACAATGGCCCGTCTGGGAACAGATAAACTTGTCGGAGCTGATAATATCTTCCCGGACTTTTCCACTGCAGTAGCAAAGACGATTCTCCACGTGGATAAAAATTCAGGACTGCCCCGCTGCACTCCTCCAAAACAATTTACCGCAACAACGGCGTAAAATGAAAAAGTCCGGGACCAATACAGTCCCGGACTTTTTTATTTATTCTACAATTTCAAAATCAATATCTTTCCTGAATTCCTGCCCGCTGATCATGTCATGCAAAACAATAAGGTATCGATACTTCCCGGCCGGGAGGCTCCCCAGATTAAAGTCATTTGTCATGTATATATCAAGAATTGGCTTACCGGTATTGTATTGCATGCTCAAAAGCTTTTCCCGGTCAAAGAGGACTTCACCGGATGCGGATTCAAGCTTCACGTCCTGAGTAAGGTAAAACTCATACCTGCCCTGCTGCACAGACGTGAACCAGTTAATAGGCTCGTAGTATAAAAGTAAACTTGAACCGCGTTGGATCTTGTTTTCCGGCAGAGCGTAATAGGAGGAATAGTTGAGAACCTTCTTGCATAAGACAAATTCCTGCACCCCGAGCTTTCCCTTATTCTGCTTTTCTATAATTTCATTCTTTAATTTCAGGATAGTTTCCGCGTCACCAGAACGGGCGGGAGAAACAAAAATCATACTCAAAAGAAAAACACAGAATATCGCAACCACCAACGGATAAAACTTTCTAACCATCCCCATGCTCCTCAGTTTGGAATTTATACATTACAGACCAAACCGACTATAACACCCTGAGCAAATCTCAGCTAGAAAAAGACGCAAAAAAAAGCCCGGACTCTCACGAATCCGGGCTTTCAAATTTTCTTGCCATACTCAAATTCAATCATTATTATTCATAGTGACTACAAACGATAACAAACGTATTTGAGGTGAATTATGCCCCAATCAAGCACAAGTTTCCGCACCGACCCAGAAACGCTGTCCTCTCTTGATGAAATAGCCAAGGACATGGGAAGAAGCCGAAACTGGGTTCTAAACAAAGCTATCAAAGATTTTATTGAATATCAGCAATGGTTCAAAAAACAGGTTCAGGAAGGATTAGTTGCGGCTGCTAATGGTGAATTTGCTTCTGATGAAGAGATTAACGATCTATTCAACAGGTTCGGTGGATAATGCCCCGCTGGACAAAACCTGCACAAAAAGACCTGCAAGCCCAACTCGAATATATTGAACGTGAGAATCCAGACATTGTTTCCCGGATTGCCACTCAAATCAGAAAAGCAACCGAATCACTGGATACATTTCCACAGCTTGGACGTGATGGGACTGTCGAAGGTACCCGCGAACTGGTTATCCCTAAGCTGCCCTTCATCTGTGTCTACCGAATCAAAGACAGCCATGTTGAAATCATCCGTTTTTTGCATGAACGCATGCGCATGCTAAAATAGAAAGCCCGGACTCTCACGAATCCGGGCTTTCAAACTTATTTAACTCTGCTTACGCAACCTGCGTTTATCACCAACTCGAATGGTGACCTTTTCCTTATCCATGTATTCAAGCAATGGAATGGAAAACTTACGCGACAGACCGACCAAAGCCTTGAAATCCTGCGGGCCAAGCTCTTCATTTTCAGCAAAATAACCCTCAAGAGTCTCCTGCAAGCCATCCACTGCGGACTTGGCGAAATACATGTCATCCTTGATCCTGACCAGCAGCCCTTCATCCTGCAAAAGCTTGTAAACTGGTGCGGCCTCTTTGAAAACCAGATCAAGAGGATCAAGCACATCTTTCAAGTTCGGAGGAGTCAATCCACCCTTCTCGTAATTATCCATCAAAGTATCACGCAGTTTCTGTTGATCCGACGCAAGGGAGACCTTATGCCCGGGCAAGTGCAGAATCTCCTGAACCGCCACGATTTCATTCTTCTTGAGCAGACGTTCCACAATGGAATGAAACAATTTATCCGGCAATCCCTTGCCGTAAGTTGATCCGATTTCTCCGCGGGAGACCCCCGGTTTCATGGGTTCTTTTTTATGAAATTCCGCAAGGTGAGCCAGCAGCCCCTGCACCAGATTCTCATAATGGGTGCCGGAAACATAGCTGCGGGTTTCCTTATCATATAAGAAAACTTTCTGCTGCCCGCCCATAGTCTGGAGCATCTTCTCCAGCGGCTTGGAGGCAACATTGCTCAGAATGGAAAGCTCCTGAAAAGTAAGGCCAGCCCTGCCTGCCAAATCAAGCTGGGTCAAGACCAGATCTTCCGGTTCTGCTGCTATGAGCGACTCCAGACGTTTCACATCATCTGAAAAACGTTTCACCTTACGGCCCAACGGGTTGATAATGCTACCCCCGGCAATGGTGCGCAACGGTGAAAAGGAACGCAATACAACACGATCACCATAAACCCCGGTCATGAGCTTATCAAAACGGATCTGACAAACGGCCCGTTCACCCTTTTCCAGCTTTTCGCGGTCAAGAAAGTAAACCTTGGCCATCACTTCCTTGGAACCGTGATGAAAATGGATTTCCTTACGATGCTTCAAACTTTTCGGAGAAGACGGCAGACAGGTCAGTTCCACGTCCCAAACCTTGGACGGGAAAAGCGTTCCCGGTCTAC contains the following coding sequences:
- a CDS encoding CopG family ribbon-helix-helix protein, with the protein product MPQSSTSFRTDPETLSSLDEIAKDMGRSRNWVLNKAIKDFIEYQQWFKKQVQEGLVAAANGEFASDEEINDLFNRFGG
- a CDS encoding type II toxin-antitoxin system RelE/ParE family toxin — encoded protein: MPRWTKPAQKDLQAQLEYIERENPDIVSRIATQIRKATESLDTFPQLGRDGTVEGTRELVIPKLPFICVYRIKDSHVEIIRFLHERMRMLK
- the selB gene encoding selenocysteine-specific translation elongation factor, yielding MPVVMGTAGHIDHGKTSLIKALTGTDCDRLAEEKKRGITIELGFASLDLGGDEHLSIIDVPGHEKFVKNMVAGAAGIDFVLLVIAADEGVMPQTREHLEICTLLGIEKGFVVLTKADMVDEDWMEMVQEDVREFLAPSFLAEAPIHAVSSHTGQGLDELRGEIAKFMKGFSPKRRTDLARLPVDRVFTMKGHGTVVTGTLISGQLSVGDDVVLYPKMTETKVRSLQSHGASVETAPAGRRTAINLHGLEVEEIERGEVLGRPGTLFPSKVWDVELTCLPSSPKSLKHRKEIHFHHGSKEVMAKVYFLDREKLEKGERAVCQIRFDKLMTGVYGDRVVLRSFSPLRTIAGGSIINPLGRKVKRFSDDVKRLESLIAAEPEDLVLTQLDLAGRAGLTFQELSILSNVASKPLEKMLQTMGGQQKVFLYDKETRSYVSGTHYENLVQGLLAHLAEFHKKEPMKPGVSRGEIGSTYGKGLPDKLFHSIVERLLKKNEIVAVQEILHLPGHKVSLASDQQKLRDTLMDNYEKGGLTPPNLKDVLDPLDLVFKEAAPVYKLLQDEGLLVRIKDDMYFAKSAVDGLQETLEGYFAENEELGPQDFKALVGLSRKFSIPLLEYMDKEKVTIRVGDKRRLRKQS